Part of the Arsenicicoccus sp. oral taxon 190 genome, ACACGCGGGTCACGCCCGGCAGCGAGCCGATGCGACGCATCATCACCTCGCGGGTGAGCGGCGCGTCGTCGCACACCATCACGGTCGTCATGTCATGCCTCCGGTCGGGTTACATCAGGTTACCAAGAGTCATATTGACTCACGTATCCGTGATTTTCAGGCCTTTGTGGATGTTGGGGGCAGCATTCCCTGACCTGGGCGACGCTACCCCGCACCCTCGCGGCTCCCCCACCGGGCACCCCCCGGGGACCACCCCTCACGGCGCCGCCGGGCAGGTCGCGGCCTCGACGACCCGGACCAGGTCGACCATCCCCCCGGTCTGTCCGGGCCAGTGGACCCAGCCCTCGCCCCAGTGGACCTGGTCCCCTCCCTGCCCGAGCTGGCGCAACCGCCCGGCGAGCTGGCTCGCGACCGGCCCCTCGCCCACCTGGACGACCAGCAGGCCGGGCACCCCGGCCGCGACGGCCCGCATGGCGGTGGCCGCGCTCAGACCGAGCGACAGCGCGTCCACCTCGATGGACCGCTCCGCGAGCGCGGCCACGAGGAGCCGGCGCGCCGCGGGGTCGTCGTGCCCGGGCAGGCACACCACGTGCACCGGCACGGCGTTGCGGCGCGCCCGCGGCAGCCTGACCTCGCCCACCGCAGCGACGGTGGACGACGCCAGCAGGGCCTCGCCGCGCTCCTGGGCGGTCGGGCTGAGGCGCCGTACGGCGGTGCGGGCGGGGAGGACCCGCTCGTCCCAGGTGCGGGCGGCCCCGAGGTCCCGCAGGGCCAGCCGCAGCAGCGAGGTGCTGCCGCGCGCGTCGGCGATGCCCAGCGTGCTCAGCAACGTCGCCACGGCGGGTGTCACCTCGATCGGACGCGCCCAGTCCTGCATCGGGCCGGGACGGCGGCGGCCGTCCACCGGCACCCCCGTGGGGCCGGCCAGGGACAGCGGCCGGCCCGGCGCCGGGGTCGCCGACAGCTCCTCGGGGGTGGCGGCCATCGCCCGCTGCGCCGCGTCCCGGGAGGTCATGCCCGACTGGGTGAGGCCCCGCATGTAGCGCAACCGGGCCACGTCGCGCTCGGAGTATCGGCGGTGCAGGCCCGAGCGGTGCTCGGAGGGTTCGAGGCCGTATCGGCGGGCCCACGTGCGCAGCGTGGACGGGGCCACCCCCACCATGCGTGCGACGGCGGCCACCGTGAGGCTCTCGTAGCCCCCGCCCCGCGTCGGCGTCGCGTCGTCACCACCCATGCCGTCCCTCTCCTCTCCGGCCGGGGCCGCTGCCGGAAGGCGGGCCGTCGACGCAGCCGCCGCAGCGCTCGCGTCGCCGACACCGTGACCGCTGTCGACGAGCCTGTCAATCGCCTGCAACGCTCTTCGGTCATCCTCTAGCCAACCCGCGTCGACGGTTCGTTAACCCTCGGTCTCGGGCAATCCACCCGCATGCCACAACAATGACCGAGCGTCGGAATCCAATACACAATGTGACGGAAGTTTATGCACACGTTGACGAACTCGTCACATCGGCTGCAATGGCTGCCATCACCCCTTGAAGTCAGCACGATTTCGCGGGTAGGTTCAACACCGTCAGCTCAGCACCGTCGACCCCGGCGGCGCGGTCCGGACCTGCGCGAGTTCTTGAGGTTACTCGTGAGTATGTCGGTCATTACATCATTATGCGTTGCAAACGGATGATGATTGACCCGGCTCCCGGCCCACGTCGGCGGTGTGACACCCGCCCGGACCAGGAGCACGTCATGGCCGAGATCAGCCGCCTTCCCGGACCCGTCGCCGACCAGTGGGACTGGCAGCTGCAGGGATCCTGCCGCCGTGAGAACCCCGACGTGTTCTTCCACCCCGAGGGCGAGCGCGGCCCCGCCCGGCGCAACCGCGACGGCGCCGCCAAGGCCGTCTGCATCGCCTGTCCCGTGCTCGAGCAGTGCCGCGAGCACGCCCTGCGGGTGCGCGAGCCGTATGGCGTCTGGGGCGGCATGACCGAGGACGAGCGCGAGTCCTACTACGCCGCGATCGCCTGAGGCCCCCCTCACAGCTCAGCCGGCAGCTCGCGCCGGCGCTCAGGCCGGAGCTCCCCGGGAGGCCGCGCTGCCCGGCACGCACGACGAAGGCCGCCCACGCCCCGCGAGGGGGTGGGCGGCCTTCGGCATACGGTCAGGTCGTCGGGGACCCGACCGGGCGATCAGTGGCCGTGACCGTGCCCGTGGCCACCGGCGGGAGCGGCAGGCTCCTCCTCCGGCTTCTCGACCACGAGGGTGTCGGTCGTCAGGACCATCGAGGCGATCGACGCGGCGTTGCGCAGCGCCGAGCGGGTCACCTTGACCGGGTCGATGATGCCGGCCTTGACCAGGTCGACGTACTCCCCGGAGGCGGCGTCCAGACCCGTGCCGACCTCGAGCTCGCCGACCTTGTGGACGGCGACGTAGCCCTCGAGCCCGGCGTTCTCGGCGATCCAGCGCAGCGGCTCCGCCGCGGCCTTGCGGACGATGTTGGCACCGGTGGCCTCGTCGTCCGTCAGCCCGAGCTCGTCGATGGCGCTGACCGCGTGGACCAGGGCCGAGCCACCGCCGGCGACGATGCCCTCCTCGATCGCGGCGCGGGTCGCGGAGATGGCGTCCTCGATGCGGTGCTTCTTCTCCTTGAGCTCCACCTCGGTGTGGGCGCCGACCTTGATGACGCAGACGCCACCGGCGAGCTTGGCGAGACGCTCCTGGAGCTTCTCACGGTCCCAGTCGGAGTCGGTGCGCTCGATCTCGGCCTTGATCTCGGCCACGCGACCGTTGACCGCGTCGGTGTCGCCCGAGCCGTCGATGATCGTGGTGTTGTCCTTGGAGACGACCACGCGACGGGCCTGGCCGAGCACCTCGAGACCGACCTGGTCGAGCTTGAGGCCGACCTCCTCGGCGACGACCTGGCCACCGGTGAGGACCGCGATGTCGGCGAGCATCGCCTTGCGACGGTCACCGAAGCCGGGGGCCTTGACGGCCACCACGTTGAAGGTGCCGCGGATCTTGTTGACCACCAGGGTGGACAGCGCCTCGCCGTCGACGTCCTCGGCGATGATCAGCAGCGGCTTGCCGGCCTGCACGACCTTCTCCAGCAGCGGCAGGATGTCGGCGATCGCCGAGACCTTGCCCTGGTTGATCAGGACGTAGGCGTCCTCGAGGACGGCCTCCATGCGCTCCGGGTCGGAGACGAAGTAGGGGGAGATGTAGCCCTTGTCGAACTGCATGCCCTCGGTGAACTCGAGCTCGGTGGACGCGGTCGAGGACTCCTCCACCGTGATGACGCCGTCCTTGCCGACCTTGTCGAAGGCGTCCGCGATGAGCGAGCCGACCTCGTCGTTCTGGGCGGACAGGGCGGCGACCTTGGCGATCTCGTCCTTGGACTCGATCTCGCGGGCGTTGGCGAGCAGCCGCTCGGACACGGCGTCGACGGCCTTGTCCATGCCGCGCTTGACGCCGGCCGGGGCGGCGCCGGCGGCCACGTTGCGCAGGCCCTCCTTGACCATGGCCTGGGCGAGCACGGTCGCGGTGGTGGTGCCGTCACCGGCGATGTCGTTGGTCTTGGTGGCGACCTCCTTGGCGAGCTGCGCGCCGAGGTTCTCGTAGGGGTCGTCCAGCTCCACCTCGCGGGCGATGGTCACGCCGTCGTTGGTGATGGTGGGGGCGCCCCACTTCTTGTCGATGACGACGTTGCGGCCCTTGGGGCCGAGCGTCACCTTGACGGCGTTGGCGAGGGCGTCGACGCCGCGCTCGAGGGACTTGCGCGCGTCGTCGTTGAACTCAAGCGTCTTGGCCATGAGTGTCCTTCTGTCTCTAGGTGTATGACGAGAGCCCCGGCCCCCAGCCGCGAAGGCTCGGGCCGGGGCTCCCAGACGTCAGTGGTGGGCGATCAGCCGTCAGCCCACGACGGCGAGGACGTCGCGGGCGCTCAGGATGAGGTACTCCTGACCACCGAACTTGACCTCGGTGCCGCCGTACTTGGAGTAGATGACCTTGTCGCCGACCTGCACGTCCATGGGGACGCGGTTGCCCTTGTCGTCGATGCGGCCGGGGCCGATGGCCAGGACCTCGCCCTCCTGGGGCTTCTCCTTGGCGGTGTCCGGGATGACCAGGCCGGACGCGGTGGTCTGCTCGGCCTCGACGGACTTGACGACGATGCGGTCCTCGAGCGGCTTGATGGAAACCGACACTGTGGTGACCTCCCCTTCGGGAATGTCGAGAGTGGACAGATGTGGTGGCCCTCGACGTGCTGATCGGCCGTCGATGGTCGCCGTCGCGGGGGTCGACCAGCTCAGAACCGGTTAGCACTTGCCTGTCGAGAGTGCTAACCCACAATCTAGGAAGCCCTTGGCACTCGGTCAAGTCGAGTGCCAGCGCAGCTCGAGCGTGAGAGAGGATGGCGGCATGGATCTCGCGACGGCCCGGTGGCTCACCTCGCCCGAGGCGCTCGCCATCCTCGCCGGTCTGGGCCCGTATGCCGACAGCGCCGCCCTCGCCACCTCCCAGCGACTGCGCCGCACGGGTCTCGACGCCGACCAGGTCGCGGCGGTGCTCACCCAGTCGATGCTGCGGACCCGGGGCCGCACCAAGCTCGGCGACGCGGTCGACGAGCTGCTGCTGACCGTCGACGGGCTCGAGCAGGCCACCCGCCCGGCCATCGCGGCCCACCACGCCGCGCGGCTGCGGGACGCGGGCGCCGAGCGGGTGCTCGACCTGGGCTGCGGTCTCGCCCTGGACGGCCGGGCGATGGCGGCGGCGGGGTCGGTGGTCGACGCGATCGATGCCGACGAGGTCACCGCCACGCTCGCGACGCACAACCTGGGGCGCGAGGTGCGGTGCGCCCGCGCGGAGGAGGTGGCGGGCGAGCTGGCCGGCGGGGACCGGCATACGGCCGTCTGGCTCGACCCGGCCCGACGCACCCCCGGGGTCGCCGACGCGACGGGACGGACGCGCAGGACCTTCCGGCTCGACGACCTGGCCCCGTCCTGGGAGCTTGTGCAGGACGTCGCGGGCCGGGTCCCGGCGGCGGGGGCCAAGCTCTCACCGGCCTTCGCCCACGCGGCCCGGCCCGAGGGCACCGAGGCGCAGTGGGTGTCCTGGCGCGGCGAGGTCCTCGAGTGCACGCTGTGGTGGGGCGCCGCCGCCCGTCACGACGGGCGCACGGCGCTGGTGATGGGTGGCGAGATCGCCTCCCCCACAGCGGCCGTCGTGACCGAGGACGACGTCCCGGCGGACCGCCCGGGCGTCCCGCAGGGGCTGGCCGAGTGGATCTACGAGCCGGACCGCGCGGTGCTGCGGGCGGGTCTGGTCGGCGCCCTGGAGGCCCGGACCGGGGGCGTCGAGCTCGACGACGGGGTCGGTTACGTGACGGCGGGGGTCGAGCGAGACCTCCCGTGGGCCAGGAGGTTTCGGGTCGTGGAGCAGATCCCGCTGCAGGACAAGGCGATCCGTGCCTACCTGCGCGGGATCGACTGCGCCACCGTCACCCTCAAGAAGCGCGGCGTGGACGTCGACCCGGACCGTCTGCGCAGGACGCTGAGGCTCAAGGGCTCGCGGCCCGCCACGCTGATCCTCACCCGCATGGCCGGGCGCCCCACGGCGATCCACGTCACCCCAGCCTGACCCCCAGCCCCCCTCCCCTCCCACCCTCCCGAGATCGTGGTCCCCTTTGGTCGCCCACGCACCAAAACCGACCACGATCGCGGGGAGGGGAGGTGCGCGGGTGAGTGGTCAGAGCAGCGCGCTGCGTTGGGCTCCGGCGTGCTTCACCGCGTCGGCGCCGGCCGCCAGCGCGGCCGCCACCGCCTCCTCGTGCGTCGCCCCCAGCGCGAGGTGTCCGGCCAGCGCGCCGCAGAACGCATCCCCCGCACCGGTCGTGTCCACCACCTGCTCCGGCGGGACCGGCGTGGCCGGGTGCTCGACGCCCATCCAGGACACCCCGGCGGCACCGAAGGTCACGAGCAGCGACGCCGGGAACGCCCCGTCGTCGGCCAGCTCCAACGCCTCGTGCTCGTTGACGACCAACGGGTCCGCGACCTCGACGACGTCCACCGGCAGGTGGTGGTAGGGCGCGGCGTTGACCACCACGCGGATGTCCCTCGTCGACACCCGCCGCGCGGCCGCCGCCACCGTCTCGATCGGCACCTCGAGGCTCACGAGCAGCACGTCGCCGGCCGCCATCGTGTCCAGGACCCCCATGTGGTGCGGCGACAGCTCGGCGTTGGCGCCGGGGCTGACGACGATGAGGTTCTCCCCCTCGAGGTCCACGGTGATGTAGGCGTGACCGGTGGTCTCACCCTCCACGACCCGCACGTGTGATACGTCGATCATGTTGTCCTGCAAACGATCTCGGTATGCCGCCCCGGCCTCGTCCCCACCGATGGCCGCGACCATCACGACCTCCGCACCCGTTGCCGCCGCCGCGATCGCCTGATTGCCGCCCTTGCCGCCGGCCGTGCGCCGGGTGGAGCCGCCCACGATGGTCTCGCCGGGGCGGGGCAGTCGGTGCACCGTGGTGGTGAGGTCGACGTTGAGGGACCCGAGGACGTAGACGCGGCTCATGCGCCCCATCCTGCCCATCGCGGGTGCTGCGGTCGACCGGCGCCTCAGACGGAGACGGTCGTGACCGGCAGCGAGGAGTCCGCGGGCAGGCCGAGGTCGGAGGGTTCGCGGCCCCGGGCGACCATCTCGGCGCCGAGCGCCGCGACCATCGCGCCGTTGTCGGTGCACAGCCCCGGGCGCGGCACCCGCAGCCGCACGCCCGCCGCGTCGCAGCGCTCCTGGGCGAGGGCCCGCAGCCGGGAGTTGGCGGCCACGCCGCCCCCGACGACCAGGTCGGTGACGTCGTGCTCCCGGCAGGCGAGCAGGGCCTTGCGGGTGAGCACGTCGACCACCGCCTCCTGGAAGCTCGCGGCGACGTCCGCCACCGGCACGTGCTCGTCTGCCTCCTGCTTGGCCCGCACCCAGCGTGAGACGGCCGTCTTGAGCCCTGAGAACGAGTAGTCGTAGCGGTGCCGCTCCAGGTCCTTCCCCGCCGTCAGCCCCCGCGGGAAGTCGATGACGATCTGCCCCTCGCGCGCGGCCCGGTCGATGTGCGGGCCGCCGGGGAAGCCGAGCCCGAGCACCCGGGCCACCTTGTCGAAGGCCTCCCCCGCCGCGTCGTCGATGGTCTGCCCGAGGTGGCGCACGTCGTGCGTGATGTCCGGCACGAGCAGCAGGTTGGAGTGACCGCCGGAGACGAGCAGCGCCAGCGACGGTTCCGGCAGCGGCCCGTGCTGCAGCATGTCGACGGCGACGTGGGACGCGAGGTGGTTGACGCCATACAACGGCTTGCCGAGGGCCACGGCGAGCGCCTTGGCGGCCGCGACCCCCACGAGCAGGGCACCGGCCAGCCCGGGCCCGGAGGTCACGGCGATGGCGTCGAGGTCTTCGAGGCGCACCTTGGCCTCCCGGCAGGCGCGCTCGATCGTCGGGATCATCGCCTCCAGGTGCGCGCGGGAGGCCACCTCGGGCACCACCCCGCCGAATCTCGCGTGCTCGTCGACCGAGCTGGCGATCGCGTCGACGAGCAGCGTCTGCCCGCGCACGATCCCGACGCCGGTCTCGTCGCACGAGGTCTCGATGCCGAGGACGAGGGGCTCGTCGGTGCGGGTCATGCGGACTCTCCCTGGGTCGCGGGGTCATCAGGTCGTATGCCGGGCAGGTGGCGGCGCATCACCAGCGCGTCCACGTCACCGGGCTGGTAGTAGCGGCGGCGCACGCTGATCGTCTCGAAGCCGCTGCGGTCGTAGAGCGCTCGCGCCGCGGCGTTGTCGGCGCGGACCTCGAGCAGCAGAGCCTCGGCGCCGCCACCCGCGGCGCGGTCGACGAGCTCGTCGAGCAGCCGCCGGCCGAGGCCGAGCCCGCGGGCCGCCGGGGCGACTGCGACCGTCATCACGTCGGCGACGTCGGTGCCGTGGTCGAGCCCGGCATAGCCCACCACGCCGCCACGCGCCGGGTCGTCCCACACGACGTAGTCGCGTCGGGGGCGTTCGGCGAGCTCGGCCCACCAGGCCTGCTCGGTCCACGCGTCGTCGGCGAAGGCCTCGCGCTCCAGCTCGGCGAGGCGAGGGATGTCGGTCCAGCGCAGCTCGCGCAGCACGTCAGGCTCCCGCGGCGGGCGCCGACGGGACGGCGTCGGGCCGGCGCAGGTAGAGCGGGGTGGTGTCGGACAGGTCCTCGCCGCGGGCCAGCCGGCGGGCGGCCAGGTCGGCCAAGGATCCGGCGGACACGTCGAGCGGGGCGCCGTCGAGGGGCTCCCCCAGCTGCTCGGGGTAGAGCACGGGCCCCCGGCCGACGACCGCGCGTCCGTCGAGCAGGGGGGCGAGGTCGGCGGGGCGGCATACGGCCGGGTCGGACTCGCGGACCAGCACACCGGACTTGACCCGATAACCGCACCAGTAGACCTCCTTGCGGCGCGCATCCGTCGCGACCACGAATCGGTCCGTGCCACGCAGCATCGTGCTCGCGGCCTCGTGGGCGAGCGCGTCGAGGGAGCACAGGCCGTGCACGGGGATCGAGCGCGCGAGGGCGAAGACCCGCGCCGTGACGATGCCGACCCGTAGGCCCGTGAAAGGACCGGGTCCGGTGCCGGCGACCACCGCGTCGACCTCGCGCGCGGTCAGCCCGGCGTCGGCGAGGCAGCCGGCGATGCCGGGGGCGACGAGCTCGCCGTGGGCGCGGGCGTCGAGGACGGTGCGCTCGGCCACCGTGGTCGTGCCGTCGTGCAGGGCCACCGAGATGGCGGAGGTGGAGGTGTCGATGGCAAGCAGCACTCGACAACCCTACCGGCGGTAGGCGGATCGACCGGCCTTCGCTCCCCAGGCTGATCGAGCGGCCGCCGGTAGGTCAGCTCGCTGCGTTGGTCACCCGGGCCGCCGCCACCGGCAGCACCCGCGCCAGCAACGGCGCCATCGCGACCCCCGCCAGCGACACCACCGTCAGCACGACCCACACCGGCGCCGGCCCGCGCGCCAGCAGCCACGCGAACCCGACCGGCCCCACGATGGAGGCGAGATTCCAGGACAGCTGGTAGGCCGCCATGTAGCGGCCCCGCAGCTCCGCCGGCCGCGAGTCGACGGCCACCGTCGTCAGCACCGGCCCGCCCAGCAGCTCCCCCAGCGTGTAGACGACGGTCGCGACCAGCACCCCGACGACGGCCGCGCCCACCGGCAGCCACCCCGCCGCGGCCATCACCACGAAACCGACGGCGTAGGCCACGTTGGCCAGCGCCATCACCCGGTGCCGCCGGTGACCCGTCATCGCCCGCACCACGAGCCCCTGCCCGAGGCCCACCATCACCGTGTTGATCGTGAAGATCGCGCCGGTCACCCACCCGGGCAGCCGCAGCATCTCGGCCGCATAGATCGGCATCGCGTAGTTGAGCGCGAGCCCGCACAGGGCATAGCCGCCGTTGGCGACGATCAGCGCGCCAAAAGGCCTGTCCCGCAGCACCATCGTCAACCCGGCCAGGGGGTTGGCGCGCTCTCCCGAGCGCACCGGGGCGTGCGCGGGCACCCCGAGCAGGAGCACCAGTGCGAGCACGTATGACGCCGCGTCCGCCGCCACGACGAGATGGAAGGCCGTCGAGGTGCCGATCGTGATGGCGAGGCCCGCCACGAGTCCGCCCACCGCGAAGCCGAGGTTGCGCAGCGCACCGAGGAAGCCGTACCAGAGCTCGCGCTCTCCGGGCCGGGTGATGGCGGCGACGGTCGGTGAGTAGGACGCCCAGAAGGCGGCCTGGCCGATGGCGACGAGGGCGGTCACGACCTGCATCTGCCAGCGCGCCTCGACCAGCAGGTAGCCGGCGTAGCCGACGGCTTGGATCGCGTTGGCGGCCAGCAGGACCCGCTTGGCTCCGACTAGGTCGACGAGGTGCCCGACGAGCAGCACCACGGGCAGGGAGATCGCGGCCGCGACGGACAGCGCGAGCCCGGCCTCCTCGAGCGGGATCGCCGTGGTGCGCAGGAAGTAGAGCACGGACACCGGCATGAAGACGCCGCTGCCGATGGCGTCCACGCCGATCGCGGTGACGAACCGGCGGTGGTCCCCCACGGCGGGGAAACCGAGACGGGTCAGCAGGCCCACGGCGGTGCTCCCGCCTCGGGAGGCACCCTCACCGGATCGTGATGACCGCGCGGGACGGGTTGCCCCGCTTGAGGATCCGCTCGATCGCCATGAAGACCCGGAACTCCAGGCCGTACTTCGCGGCGAGGATCTCCCGCACCCGCGACACCGTCCACGGGTCGTCCGACACGGTCGCGGTCCCCTCCACGGTGGGGGCGTCCGGGGCGACCCGGCCGCGCCGGTCGCAGGGGCGCAGCGTCACCCGGGAGGTATGCCGCAGCCGCTTGAGCTTGCCGGTGCCCTCCGGGGTGATGACGACCAGGGCGTCGCCGTCCCGCGCGACCCACACGGGGGTGGCCACGCCGCGCCCGTCCCGGCGGGAGGTCGTCAACGACACGAACCGCTCGTGGGCGAGGGCGGTGAGCGTGGGGGTCGGCATGGGGCTCACCCTAGGCCACGCAGCGCCTCGAGGTCGGGTGAGCCGACCCACCGGGGCCCGTGCGCGGTGAACCTCGCGACCCGCTCGTCCTCCCCGGTCAGCTCCACCTCCAGGTAGTCCTCGGAGAGCAGCTCGGCGACCCCGTGGCCCCACTCGACCACCGTCACGGACTCCTCCACCGAGGCGTCCAGGTCGAGGTCGTCGAAGTCCAGCGCCCCCGAGAGCCGGTAGGCGTCGACGTGGACCAGCGGCGGCCCCGCGACCAGCGAGGGGTGGACCCGCGCGATGACGAAGGTCGGGGACGTGATGGGGCCGCGGACCCCGAGCCCCTCGGCGAGGCCCTGGGTGAGGGTGGTCTTGCCGGCCCCGAGTTCACCGGTCAGCAGCAGCAGGTCGCCGGCACGCAGCAGCGCGCCGAGCCGTCGGCCGAGGGCCTGGGTGTCCGCCGCGGTGGGCAGGGTCACGGTCAGGGGGGCCGTCATCGGTGCCGTCATGGGTCCTCCTGGGAGGGGGTCGGGGTCCCGTCCGTCCGGTCGGGTGCGGGCGTGGCGGTCCGCGGCGCCGGCCCGGCCGTCCGCGGCGCCGGCCCGGCGGGTCGGGGCGGGCGCTGCGGATGCGCCTCCCGGACCAACGCCTGGGCCTGGCGGGACAGCCGCTCGGCGGAGCGCTCCACCTGGGCGCGGGTCCGGTCGAGCTGCTCGCGGGTCCGGTCCAGCTGCTCGCGCCGCCGGCGCTGCTGCTCGCGCGACAACGACGCCCGTCGGTGCCCGAGGTCGGTGACCTGCACGCGCCCCCCGCGGCGCGGCTCGTCGCGCCGGTCGCGCTCGTCGCTCTCGGTCGCCTTGAGGCCGCTCCGCTCGTGCCGGGAGGCCCGCTGCAGCATCGCGAGGATCTGGTCGCTCACCAGGTCGGGGTGCTCGAGCATGATGAGGTGCCCGGCGTCGGTGACCACGACGTGCTCCGCAGCGGGCAGCAGCCTCACGATCTCCTCGCTGTGCCGCGGCGGCGTCATGAGGTCGTCGGCGCCGTTGATGACCAGCGCCTCGATCCCGGCGAAGGTCTCCAGAGCCGTGCGCTCGTCGTGCTGGGACAGGGTGCGCAGGAAGCCCTGCATCACCTCCACGGGGGTGGCCATGATCATGTCCGAGGCATACCGCAGCAGGCTCAGCGGCACCGGGGAGTGGAAGGAGTAGCGGTAGGTGAGGAAGTCCTCGGCCTGCCGCGCCACCCGCCGCGCCTGGTCGACGAAACCCTGCCGGCCCGCGAGCGGTGCGAGCGCGTAGGGCCCGACGCGTTGCGCGGCCCGCCCGAAGGCGTCGCCGAGCTGGACCCGCAGGTCCCCGGTCCCGCCGCTGCTGGTCGCGACAAAGGCCACGGCCACGCAGCGCTCGGTGACGAGGGTGGGGTACTGCCGGGCGAGGCCCATCTGGGTCATCCCGCCCATCGAGTGCCCCACCAGCGCCAGCGTGCCCTCCGGGGTGGTCGCCTCGATGACGGACCTGAGGTCCTGGGCGAGCACGTCGATGCGGTAGGAGTCGCGCGAGCCCACCCCCGAGCGGCCGTGCCCGCGCTGGTCCCACGCGACGACGCGGTAGCCGGCCGCCTTGAGCCGCCGCCGCACGAAGACCCACGCCTTGGTGGACAGCGTGTAGCCGTGCGACAGCACGACCGTCGGTCGGCTCGGGTCGACCTCGGCCGGCACGTCCACCTCGACGTGCAGCACGGTGCCGTCCTCCGCGACGACGACGTGCTCCTCGTCGGCGAGCAGGTCGTAGGTGTCCTCGGCCTCCGGGGCGATGGACCGCGACCGGGAGGTGAGGCCGGCGGCGGCGCCCGCGGCGACCGCCCCGAGCCCGAGGCCGACCCCGGTGATGGCGCGGGTGATCGGGTTCAGCGGAGCGGCCACGTCGCCTCCGCCCCGAGGTAGCGCCGCGGCACCCGCTCCCCGACCCGGGTGATCAGCTCGTAGCTGATGGTCCCGGTCGCGTCCGCCCAGTCCTGGGCGGTGGGTTCGCCGTCGCGGCCGGTGCCCCACAGCACGCACCGGTCCCCGGCCTGCGCCGGGCTGTCCGGTCCTAGGTCGATCACCACCTGGTCCATGCAGACGCGACCCGAGACCGTATGCCGCTCCCCCGCCACCTGGACCGGGCCCACGTTGGTCGCCGCGCGGGGCAGCCCGTCGGCATAGCCCAGCGGCAGCACCCCGACGAGGGTGTCCGTGGGGGTGTGGTACTCGTGGCCGTAGGACAGGCCCTGGCCGGCGGGGACCGCCTTGACCTGGGACAGCGGCGCTGTCCACGTCATGGCCGGGGTGAGGCCGTAGTCCTGCGGCCCGCCGAGGTCGGGCACCGGGGACAGCCCGTAGACCGCGAGGCCGGGGCGCACCAGGTCGTAGGCGAGGCTCGGGTTGGTCAGCGTGGCGGCGGAGTTGGCGACGTG contains:
- a CDS encoding MerR family transcriptional regulator; translation: MGGDDATPTRGGGYESLTVAAVARMVGVAPSTLRTWARRYGLEPSEHRSGLHRRYSERDVARLRYMRGLTQSGMTSRDAAQRAMAATPEELSATPAPGRPLSLAGPTGVPVDGRRRPGPMQDWARPIEVTPAVATLLSTLGIADARGSTSLLRLALRDLGAARTWDERVLPARTAVRRLSPTAQERGEALLASSTVAAVGEVRLPRARRNAVPVHVVCLPGHDDPAARRLLVAALAERSIEVDALSLGLSAATAMRAVAAGVPGLLVVQVGEGPVASQLAGRLRQLGQGGDQVHWGEGWVHWPGQTGGMVDLVRVVEAATCPAAP
- a CDS encoding WhiB family transcriptional regulator, with amino-acid sequence MAEISRLPGPVADQWDWQLQGSCRRENPDVFFHPEGERGPARRNRDGAAKAVCIACPVLEQCREHALRVREPYGVWGGMTEDERESYYAAIA
- the groL gene encoding chaperonin GroEL (60 kDa chaperone family; promotes refolding of misfolded polypeptides especially under stressful conditions; forms two stacked rings of heptamers to form a barrel-shaped 14mer; ends can be capped by GroES; misfolded proteins enter the barrel where they are refolded when GroES binds), which translates into the protein MAKTLEFNDDARKSLERGVDALANAVKVTLGPKGRNVVIDKKWGAPTITNDGVTIAREVELDDPYENLGAQLAKEVATKTNDIAGDGTTTATVLAQAMVKEGLRNVAAGAAPAGVKRGMDKAVDAVSERLLANAREIESKDEIAKVAALSAQNDEVGSLIADAFDKVGKDGVITVEESSTASTELEFTEGMQFDKGYISPYFVSDPERMEAVLEDAYVLINQGKVSAIADILPLLEKVVQAGKPLLIIAEDVDGEALSTLVVNKIRGTFNVVAVKAPGFGDRRKAMLADIAVLTGGQVVAEEVGLKLDQVGLEVLGQARRVVVSKDNTTIIDGSGDTDAVNGRVAEIKAEIERTDSDWDREKLQERLAKLAGGVCVIKVGAHTEVELKEKKHRIEDAISATRAAIEEGIVAGGGSALVHAVSAIDELGLTDDEATGANIVRKAAAEPLRWIAENAGLEGYVAVHKVGELEVGTGLDAASGEYVDLVKAGIIDPVKVTRSALRNAASIASMVLTTDTLVVEKPEEEPAAPAGGHGHGHGH
- the groES gene encoding co-chaperone GroES — its product is MSVSIKPLEDRIVVKSVEAEQTTASGLVIPDTAKEKPQEGEVLAIGPGRIDDKGNRVPMDVQVGDKVIYSKYGGTEVKFGGQEYLILSARDVLAVVG
- a CDS encoding THUMP-like domain-containing protein; protein product: MDLATARWLTSPEALAILAGLGPYADSAALATSQRLRRTGLDADQVAAVLTQSMLRTRGRTKLGDAVDELLLTVDGLEQATRPAIAAHHAARLRDAGAERVLDLGCGLALDGRAMAAAGSVVDAIDADEVTATLATHNLGREVRCARAEEVAGELAGGDRHTAVWLDPARRTPGVADATGRTRRTFRLDDLAPSWELVQDVAGRVPAAGAKLSPAFAHAARPEGTEAQWVSWRGEVLECTLWWGAAARHDGRTALVMGGEIASPTAAVVTEDDVPADRPGVPQGLAEWIYEPDRAVLRAGLVGALEARTGGVELDDGVGYVTAGVERDLPWARRFRVVEQIPLQDKAIRAYLRGIDCATVTLKKRGVDVDPDRLRRTLRLKGSRPATLILTRMAGRPTAIHVTPA
- a CDS encoding ribokinase, with translation MSRVYVLGSLNVDLTTTVHRLPRPGETIVGGSTRRTAGGKGGNQAIAAAATGAEVVMVAAIGGDEAGAAYRDRLQDNMIDVSHVRVVEGETTGHAYITVDLEGENLIVVSPGANAELSPHHMGVLDTMAAGDVLLVSLEVPIETVAAAARRVSTRDIRVVVNAAPYHHLPVDVVEVADPLVVNEHEALELADDGAFPASLLVTFGAAGVSWMGVEHPATPVPPEQVVDTTGAGDAFCGALAGHLALGATHEEAVAAALAAGADAVKHAGAQRSALL
- the tsaD gene encoding tRNA (adenosine(37)-N6)-threonylcarbamoyltransferase complex transferase subunit TsaD, with product MTRTDEPLVLGIETSCDETGVGIVRGQTLLVDAIASSVDEHARFGGVVPEVASRAHLEAMIPTIERACREAKVRLEDLDAIAVTSGPGLAGALLVGVAAAKALAVALGKPLYGVNHLASHVAVDMLQHGPLPEPSLALLVSGGHSNLLLVPDITHDVRHLGQTIDDAAGEAFDKVARVLGLGFPGGPHIDRAAREGQIVIDFPRGLTAGKDLERHRYDYSFSGLKTAVSRWVRAKQEADEHVPVADVAASFQEAVVDVLTRKALLACREHDVTDLVVGGGVAANSRLRALAQERCDAAGVRLRVPRPGLCTDNGAMVAALGAEMVARGREPSDLGLPADSSLPVTTVSV
- the rimI gene encoding ribosomal protein S18-alanine N-acetyltransferase, which gives rise to MLRELRWTDIPRLAELEREAFADDAWTEQAWWAELAERPRRDYVVWDDPARGGVVGYAGLDHGTDVADVMTVAVAPAARGLGLGRRLLDELVDRAAGGGAEALLLEVRADNAAARALYDRSGFETISVRRRYYQPGDVDALVMRRHLPGIRPDDPATQGESA